The following proteins are co-located in the Cydia pomonella isolate Wapato2018A chromosome 19, ilCydPomo1, whole genome shotgun sequence genome:
- the LOC133528536 gene encoding uncharacterized protein LOC133528536: protein MEQTKNPGLSANKSAIQNVTIRPQTDQITTTTNRFSTRPNQTSTNQKKDAFYYYKKKLRTEIVKATEKIDELTKLELRASTSFLEAKKPMFSCWEQQHPLNFLEILNIHLKNIPKEDHLDTAFECLEGFAKDWAGANKSYWSNIDEFKKSFIIKFWGKSAQNSLRRKIVSGCYSDEDESMSKYFINLISQARWLPNKIPDEELIADIMNHFTKQVYIGWHASKKSTVLEAVEYLRKLDEIEMLSDLKENSQRRNINCKYRLRIRENVSDGNKTSSGDLVNYQHANKKMKRDL, encoded by the coding sequence ATGGAACAAACAAAGAATCCTGGGTTATCAGCAAACAAGTCTGCAATTCAGAATGTGACGATTAGACCTCAAACTGATCAAATAACAACGACTACGAACCGATTTTCTACAAGGCCCAACCAAACATCAACCAATCAAAAAAAGGATGCTTTTTACTACTACAAGAAAAAGCTTAGAACCGAAATCGTGAAAGCAACAGAAAAAATTGATGAACTAACGAAGCTGGAACTCAGAGCAAGTACAAGTTTCTTGGAGGCAAAGAAACCTATGTTTAGTTGTTGGGAACAACAACATCCGTTGAATTTTCtggaaattttaaatattcacTTGAAAAACATACCAAAAGAAGACCATTTAGATACAGCATTTGAATGCTTAGAAGGTTTCGCAAAAGACTGGGCTGGGGCAAATAAGAGCTACTGGTCTAATAtagatgaatttaaaaaatcctttatCATTAAATTCTGGGGTAAATCGGCGCAAAATTCATTGCGGAGAAAAATCGTTAGTGGTTGTTATAGTGATGAAGACGAATCTATgtctaaatatttcataaacctGATATCTCAAGCAAGATGGCTACCTAATAAAATTCCGGATGAAGAGCTTATAGCAGATATAATGAATCATTTTACTAAACAAGTTTACATTGGATGGCACGCAAGTAAAAAGAGTACGGTTTTAGAAGCAGTGGAGTATTTAAGGAAACTGGATGAAATAGAAATGTTGTCAGATTTGAAGGAAAATTCGCAGAGAAGAAATATAAACTGCAAGTATCGATTGCGTATAAGAGAGAACGTGTCAGATGGTAATAAAACTTCAAGTGGTGATTTAGTTAATTATCAACATgcaaataagaaaatgaaacgTGATTTGTAA